The Marinobacter sp. ANT_B65 genome has a segment encoding these proteins:
- a CDS encoding NADH:ubiquinone reductase (Na(+)-transporting) subunit B, whose protein sequence is MAIRQFLDGIEHHFEKGGKYERWYALYEAADTIFYTPSSVTSTTSHVRDGVDLKRIMITVWMCTFPAMFFGMWNIGFQANSFLASNPDALIADGGLRAAFIQALAVTGAGAGVWDNFVYGMAYFIPVYAVTFVVGGFWEVLFATVRRHEVNEGFFVTSILFALICPPTIPLWQVALGITFGVVIGKEVFGGTGKNFLNPALTGRAFLYFAYPAQISGDTVWTAVDGFSGATALSWAASGGLDALESNIGWMNAFVGSIQGSMGETSTLAVLIGGLVLVGMRIASYRIVGGVMIGMIGMSVLLNVVGSETNPMFAVPAHWHLVMGGFAFGMMFMATDPVSAAMTNTGRWCFGILVGVMTILIRVINPAFPEGIMLAILFANLFAPLMDHYVVQANVKRRLARG, encoded by the coding sequence ATGGCAATCAGGCAGTTTCTCGATGGAATCGAGCATCATTTTGAAAAAGGCGGCAAGTATGAGCGCTGGTATGCGCTGTACGAAGCTGCCGACACCATTTTCTACACGCCCAGTTCGGTAACCTCCACAACCTCACACGTGCGTGATGGCGTTGATCTCAAACGCATCATGATCACGGTCTGGATGTGTACCTTCCCGGCAATGTTCTTTGGTATGTGGAATATCGGTTTCCAGGCTAACAGTTTTCTGGCGTCAAACCCGGATGCATTGATTGCTGACGGTGGACTGCGCGCAGCCTTTATACAGGCTCTTGCTGTTACCGGGGCTGGTGCTGGTGTCTGGGATAATTTTGTATACGGGATGGCGTATTTTATTCCCGTTTATGCCGTCACCTTTGTGGTTGGTGGTTTCTGGGAAGTGCTGTTTGCCACCGTGCGTCGCCACGAGGTAAATGAGGGCTTCTTTGTAACCTCAATCCTGTTTGCACTGATCTGTCCTCCGACAATCCCTCTGTGGCAGGTAGCTCTGGGCATTACCTTTGGCGTAGTGATCGGCAAGGAAGTCTTCGGTGGAACCGGTAAGAACTTCCTGAACCCGGCGCTGACTGGTCGTGCGTTCCTGTACTTTGCTTACCCTGCGCAGATCTCTGGCGATACGGTATGGACTGCAGTTGATGGCTTCAGTGGAGCAACGGCCCTGAGCTGGGCAGCAAGCGGTGGTCTGGATGCGCTTGAAAGCAATATCGGCTGGATGAACGCATTCGTGGGCTCCATTCAGGGCTCCATGGGCGAAACTTCGACGCTGGCCGTGCTTATTGGTGGCCTCGTACTGGTTGGTATGCGCATCGCCAGCTACCGGATTGTGGGCGGTGTCATGATCGGCATGATCGGTATGTCTGTTCTGCTGAATGTTGTCGGTTCTGAAACCAACCCGATGTTTGCAGTTCCGGCGCACTGGCACCTGGTTATGGGTGGTTTTGCATTCGGCATGATGTTTATGGCGACTGACCCTGTGTCTGCGGCCATGACCAACACCGGTCGTTGGTGTTTCGGCATTCTGGTTGGCGTGATGACTATCCTGATCCGGGTTATTAACCCGGCTTTCCCGGAAGGTATTATGCTGGCAATTCTATTTGCTAACCTCTTTGCTCCGCTTATGGATCATTACGTGGTTCAGGCAAACGTTAAAAGGAGGCTCGCTCGTGGCTAA
- a CDS encoding NADH:ubiquinone reductase (Na(+)-transporting) subunit D, whose protein sequence is MAEVTAKQVLFEPIFSNNPIGLQILGICSALAVTTSMNVTIVMCLSVIAVTAFSNLAVSLVRTQIPGSIRIIVQMTIIASLVIVVDQILKAYAYEISKQLSVFVGLIITNCIVMGRAEGFAMKNGPWLSFLDGIGNGMGYSVMLLFVAFFRELLGAGSLFGVTLLSPVNEGGWYITNGLLLLPPSAFFIIGLAIWGLRTWMPEQVEEADYKMSRHTHKEAF, encoded by the coding sequence ATGGCCGAAGTAACTGCCAAACAGGTTCTTTTTGAACCGATTTTCAGTAACAACCCGATCGGGCTGCAGATCCTCGGTATCTGTTCAGCGCTTGCAGTAACCACCAGCATGAACGTCACCATCGTTATGTGTCTGTCGGTTATCGCTGTTACCGCGTTTTCCAACCTGGCTGTATCACTGGTTCGTACCCAGATTCCGGGGAGTATCCGGATCATCGTACAGATGACCATTATTGCCTCCCTGGTAATTGTGGTTGATCAGATACTCAAGGCTTATGCCTATGAGATCAGCAAGCAGCTTTCTGTATTTGTTGGCCTGATCATTACCAACTGTATTGTTATGGGGCGTGCCGAAGGCTTCGCCATGAAGAACGGCCCCTGGCTGAGTTTCCTGGATGGCATCGGTAACGGTATGGGCTATTCGGTTATGCTGCTGTTCGTAGCCTTCTTCCGTGAGCTTCTGGGTGCAGGTTCATTGTTTGGTGTCACTCTGTTGTCACCAGTCAACGAAGGTGGCTGGTACATCACCAACGGCCTGTTGCTGCTGCCACCGAGTGCCTTCTTTATCATTGGCCTGGCTATCTGGGGACTGCGTACCTGGATGCCGGAGCAGGTAGAGGAAGCGGATTACAAGATGTCCCGCCACACCCATAAGGAGGCTTTCTGA
- the mfd gene encoding transcription-repair coupling factor, protein MNQGAPTSTPLRTLIAPQFPGKPADHRTWGQLHGSSDALAICESARAHKGLTLVITRSTADAIRLEQSMRFFLGLPAEEDGATVTEDGLELLSLPDWETLPYDLFSPHQDITSRRIRTLHRLPGIQHGVIVVPARTLMHRLPPVSYLQGNTLLLETGQSLDIDNWRLQLATAGYRHSENVYEHGEYAVRGSILDIFPMGSNLPYRIDLFDNEVETLRTFDPETQRSIDRIERIELLPAYEFPWHKEARSGFRGRWFEQFPNADKNAPIYQDVSHGITPPGIEYYLPLFFDQTATLFDYLPDTTHVFTAEGLNEAVHHFDTETRNRHEDRRHDRLRPILPPSVLFLQQDELFGYLKAFPRVTTTPELAEGSGATNCSSEALPEIAMDARAADPAGRLKRFIQTFAGRVLICAESSGRREALIENLGEHQLQLKGFENWHEFLADESGTLGITIAPMEQGLVLPDHNLALITETGLFGERVLQRRRRDKPTEVNDDGYRDLSELRVGSPVVHIDHGVGRYLGLETITVEGESSEFLMLEYAGGSKLYVPVSSLHLISRYAGSDTEHAPLHKLGTERWSTAKQKALEKIRDTAAELLDVYARREARKGFAFEDPKEAYRAFAAGFPFEETPDQQVAIQAVFEDMTNEKPMDRLVCGDVGFGKTEVAMRAAFLATWSGKQVAVLVPTTLLAQQHYESFRDRFSDTPVNIELLSRFRSASQTSKAQESIENGKADIVIGTHKLLQGDIHFKNLGLVIIDEEHRFGVGQKEKLKALRAEVDMLNLTATPIPRTLNMAMGHLRDLSIIATPPARRLSVKTFVRQRDEATVKEAILREVLRGGQVYVLHNDVASIEKTAEDLRSLVPEARVGVAHGQMRERQLEQIMSDFYHKRFNVLVCTTIIETGIDIPSANTIIIERADKFGLAQLHQLRGRVGRSHHQAYAYLLTPPPKAITPDAKKRLEAISEAQDLGAGFMLATHDLEIRGAGELLGDEQSGQIESIGFTLYMQLLDEAVKAIREGRTPNAELPLSHGTEMNLRIPALIPEDYLPDVHNRLMLYKRIASVSDRDALKELQVEMIDRFGLLPEPAKNLVRQTELRLKAEALGIVKVDAGKEWARIEFGSSTPVDPLTLVKKMQSAPDTYRLEGANSFRFRLKDVSTNGKLDGISGMLGELAPAPSAATT, encoded by the coding sequence ATGAATCAAGGTGCCCCGACTTCCACTCCACTGCGAACACTGATCGCGCCGCAATTTCCCGGGAAACCGGCGGATCATCGCACCTGGGGGCAATTGCATGGCAGCAGCGACGCTCTGGCCATATGTGAAAGCGCAAGGGCCCACAAGGGGCTCACTCTGGTAATCACACGCAGCACAGCCGACGCAATCCGGCTGGAGCAGTCCATGCGGTTTTTTCTGGGCCTGCCGGCAGAGGAAGATGGTGCCACAGTTACTGAAGACGGACTGGAACTGCTATCGCTGCCTGACTGGGAAACCCTGCCCTACGATTTGTTTTCACCGCATCAGGATATTACCTCCAGGCGGATTCGTACCTTGCACCGATTGCCAGGCATCCAGCATGGCGTGATTGTAGTTCCCGCCAGAACCCTGATGCACCGGCTGCCGCCGGTGAGCTATCTCCAGGGCAACACCCTGCTACTGGAAACCGGTCAGTCTCTGGACATCGATAATTGGCGCCTGCAGCTGGCAACGGCAGGCTACCGACACTCTGAAAACGTTTATGAGCATGGGGAGTACGCCGTTCGTGGCTCAATACTCGATATTTTCCCCATGGGCTCCAACCTGCCCTACCGGATCGACCTGTTCGATAACGAAGTTGAAACCCTGCGCACTTTCGATCCGGAAACCCAGCGTTCCATCGACCGGATCGAACGTATCGAACTTCTCCCTGCTTACGAATTCCCATGGCACAAAGAGGCCCGTTCCGGCTTCCGTGGACGCTGGTTCGAGCAGTTTCCAAATGCGGACAAAAATGCGCCTATATACCAGGATGTCAGCCACGGCATTACACCTCCGGGCATTGAATATTATCTACCTTTGTTTTTCGACCAGACAGCAACGCTCTTTGACTACTTGCCGGACACCACCCATGTTTTTACGGCCGAGGGCCTGAACGAAGCCGTCCACCACTTCGATACAGAAACCCGGAACCGGCACGAAGATCGCCGTCATGACCGACTGCGGCCGATCCTTCCACCTTCCGTACTGTTTTTGCAGCAGGACGAACTGTTTGGTTATCTCAAAGCCTTTCCCCGGGTAACCACAACACCTGAGCTGGCCGAGGGGAGCGGCGCAACCAACTGCTCAAGCGAAGCGCTTCCGGAAATAGCCATGGACGCAAGAGCGGCTGACCCGGCGGGACGGCTTAAACGTTTTATTCAGACTTTTGCCGGACGGGTACTCATATGCGCAGAGTCCTCAGGCCGGCGCGAAGCTCTGATTGAAAATCTTGGCGAGCACCAACTCCAACTAAAGGGCTTTGAGAACTGGCACGAATTTCTGGCGGATGAGAGCGGCACACTGGGCATTACCATTGCGCCAATGGAGCAGGGACTGGTATTACCGGATCACAACCTTGCCCTGATCACTGAAACCGGCCTGTTCGGCGAAAGGGTTTTACAGCGTCGACGACGCGACAAGCCAACGGAAGTAAATGACGATGGCTATCGCGACCTGTCTGAGCTCAGAGTCGGCTCACCCGTCGTACATATCGACCATGGTGTTGGCCGGTACCTCGGGCTGGAAACCATTACCGTAGAAGGTGAGTCCAGTGAGTTTCTGATGCTTGAGTATGCCGGTGGCTCAAAATTATACGTGCCTGTATCCAGCCTGCATCTGATTTCCCGCTACGCCGGTTCAGACACAGAGCACGCCCCACTGCACAAGCTTGGCACTGAACGCTGGAGCACAGCCAAGCAAAAGGCTCTTGAAAAAATTCGCGATACCGCAGCCGAACTTCTGGATGTATACGCCCGCCGCGAAGCCCGCAAGGGGTTCGCCTTTGAAGACCCGAAAGAAGCATATCGCGCCTTTGCAGCAGGCTTTCCGTTTGAGGAGACACCGGATCAGCAGGTTGCTATCCAGGCCGTCTTCGAAGACATGACCAACGAAAAGCCCATGGACCGACTGGTATGCGGCGATGTCGGTTTCGGAAAAACCGAAGTTGCCATGCGCGCCGCCTTCCTGGCCACATGGTCGGGAAAGCAGGTCGCAGTGCTTGTACCAACGACGCTGCTGGCCCAGCAACACTATGAATCCTTCCGCGATCGCTTCTCGGATACTCCAGTCAATATCGAACTGCTAAGCCGCTTTCGCAGCGCCAGCCAGACCAGCAAGGCCCAGGAATCCATCGAAAACGGCAAAGCCGATATTGTCATTGGTACCCACAAATTGCTTCAGGGCGACATCCACTTCAAAAATCTTGGCCTGGTAATCATTGATGAAGAACACCGGTTCGGCGTCGGGCAGAAAGAAAAACTGAAAGCCCTGCGTGCTGAAGTAGACATGCTGAATCTTACTGCAACACCCATTCCAAGAACGCTCAATATGGCGATGGGGCACCTGAGAGACCTCTCCATCATCGCCACACCGCCTGCCCGGCGGCTCTCGGTGAAAACATTTGTACGCCAGCGCGATGAGGCGACAGTCAAGGAAGCCATTCTGAGGGAGGTTCTGCGGGGCGGCCAGGTGTATGTTCTGCACAATGACGTGGCAAGCATTGAAAAAACCGCAGAGGATCTCCGGAGCCTCGTACCTGAGGCCCGGGTGGGCGTAGCTCATGGCCAGATGCGGGAAAGGCAGCTTGAACAGATCATGTCCGATTTTTACCACAAGCGCTTTAACGTGCTGGTGTGCACCACCATCATCGAAACCGGCATCGACATACCCAGCGCCAACACCATTATTATCGAGCGTGCAGACAAATTCGGACTCGCCCAGTTGCACCAGCTTCGTGGCCGCGTTGGCCGCTCACACCACCAGGCATACGCTTATCTGCTGACACCCCCACCGAAAGCGATAACACCAGACGCAAAAAAACGACTGGAAGCTATTTCCGAAGCCCAGGATCTCGGTGCCGGCTTTATGCTTGCAACTCACGATCTGGAGATTCGCGGTGCCGGCGAACTGCTGGGCGACGAGCAAAGCGGGCAGATTGAAAGCATCGGCTTCACCCTGTACATGCAACTGCTGGATGAAGCCGTAAAAGCCATTCGCGAAGGTCGCACACCCAACGCCGAACTCCCTCTTAGCCACGGCACAGAAATGAACCTTCGTATACCGGCCCTGATCCCGGAGGATTACCTCCCGGACGTTCATAACCGGTTGATGCTCTACAAACGAATTGCCAGTGTCAGCGACCGCGATGCATTAAAAGAACTTCAGGTTGAGATGATTGACCGCTTCGGTTTATTACCGGAGCCAGCCAAAAACCTGGTTCGGCAAACCGAGCTCAGACTCAAGGCGGAAGCTCTGGGCATTGTTAAAGTAGACGCAGGCAAGGAATGGGCACGTATTGAATTTGGCAGCTCAACGCCGGTGGATCCATTGACGCTGGTTAAAAAAATGCAATCCGCTCCGGACACATATCGCCTTGAGGGTGCCAACAGCTTCCGTTTTCGGCTGAAGGACGTCTCAACCAATGGTAAACTCGACGGCATTTCCGGGATGCTGGGCGAACTTGCACCTGCACCAAGTGCCGCAACCACCTGA
- a CDS encoding Na(+)-translocating NADH-quinone reductase subunit C translates to MANGKETVSRTLIVALVLSIVFSVVVSTAAVVLRPAQIKNQNLDIKTNILSAAGMLPQGAGADEIEQVFSQFEVRLVDLETGDFVEPSSVNVQDPMKYDMYKAASDPEMSTNIPASEDKAGIKRRPNVAKVYTLSENGNLKRVVLPIHGYGLWSTLYGFMSLEGDLNTIEGLGFYAHAETPGLGGEVDNPRWKSQWVGKELYGDDKTEPQIRLIKGGVGANTADKEHKVDALSGATLTSRGVQQLVNYWMGDRGYAPFLKKLREGEV, encoded by the coding sequence GTGGCTAACGGTAAAGAAACAGTCTCCAGAACGCTGATCGTTGCTTTGGTGTTGAGTATTGTATTTTCCGTTGTGGTTTCTACCGCAGCAGTGGTGCTCCGCCCGGCGCAGATCAAGAACCAGAACCTGGATATCAAAACCAACATTCTGTCTGCGGCTGGAATGCTGCCTCAGGGTGCGGGTGCTGATGAAATTGAGCAGGTTTTTTCGCAGTTTGAAGTGCGCCTTGTGGATCTGGAAACCGGCGACTTTGTGGAGCCGTCTTCGGTAAACGTGCAGGATCCCATGAAGTACGATATGTACAAAGCTGCTTCAGACCCAGAAATGTCCACTAATATACCTGCCTCGGAAGACAAGGCCGGAATCAAGCGTCGCCCCAATGTTGCCAAGGTTTACACCCTGAGCGAAAACGGGAACCTGAAACGCGTGGTTTTGCCGATTCATGGGTACGGACTTTGGTCCACGCTTTATGGATTTATGTCTCTTGAAGGTGACCTCAACACGATTGAAGGTCTGGGTTTCTATGCGCATGCGGAAACACCGGGTCTTGGTGGTGAAGTCGATAACCCGCGCTGGAAATCCCAGTGGGTTGGCAAGGAACTATACGGTGATGACAAAACCGAGCCTCAGATCCGTCTGATTAAAGGTGGTGTTGGTGCCAACACTGCGGACAAAGAGCACAAGGTTGATGCGCTTTCTGGTGCAACCCTGACCAGTCGAGGCGTTCAGCAGCTGGTTAATTACTGGATGGGTGACCGGGGTTACGCACCGTTCCTCAAGAAACTTCGTGAAGGGGAGGTCTGA
- a CDS encoding glyceraldehyde-3-phosphate dehydrogenase, translating into MNQCLSNWMDRESTAEAMIPLIGRLYRKNNVVTSVYGRAIINQSVIDIIRAHRFVRQVEQSELSVHDTLPILQAMDQMELGRAHVDIGKLAVKFKEEGGDLTEFLKKEIGPVVGLYPSQSEEDASNDTKDVVLYGFGRIGRLLARILIEKAGGGNNLRLRAIVVRHGGAESDLEKRASLLRRDSVHGPFDGTISVDEEESALIVNGNYIKVIYSAGPDKVDYTQYGINNAIVVDNTGIWRDEEGLGLHLKSKGVSRVLLTAPGKGDIKNIVYGINSDWITAEDKILSAASCTTNAITPVLKAIYDEYGIEDGHVETVHSYTNDQNLIDNYHKGSRRGRSAALNMVITETGAAKAVSKALPELTGKLTGNAIRVPTPNVSMAILNLNLKKEVDVEGVNDFLREMALHSELQKQIDFVNSPEVVSTDFVGSRHAGIVDAQATITAGKRLILYVWYDNEFGYSAQVIRVVNQMAGISYPIFPKRSRD; encoded by the coding sequence ATGAACCAGTGCCTGTCCAACTGGATGGACAGAGAATCCACCGCGGAGGCGATGATTCCGCTGATCGGCCGTCTTTACCGGAAAAACAACGTTGTCACCTCCGTATACGGTCGCGCAATTATCAATCAATCAGTTATTGATATTATTCGCGCGCACAGGTTTGTACGCCAGGTGGAACAAAGCGAGTTGTCTGTCCATGACACTCTGCCAATTCTGCAGGCCATGGACCAGATGGAGCTTGGGCGTGCACACGTCGACATCGGTAAGCTGGCTGTAAAATTCAAGGAGGAAGGCGGTGATCTGACCGAGTTCCTCAAGAAAGAAATCGGCCCGGTAGTTGGGCTTTACCCTTCCCAATCGGAAGAAGATGCCAGTAACGACACCAAAGATGTTGTGCTTTATGGCTTCGGTCGTATCGGGCGTCTGCTTGCGCGTATTCTTATAGAGAAAGCTGGTGGCGGTAATAATCTGCGTCTGCGGGCGATTGTTGTGCGCCACGGTGGCGCTGAAAGTGACCTGGAAAAACGTGCCAGCCTGCTGCGCCGCGATTCCGTGCATGGTCCCTTTGACGGCACTATCAGTGTGGATGAGGAAGAATCGGCGCTGATTGTCAACGGCAATTATATCAAGGTGATCTATTCAGCAGGCCCTGATAAGGTTGATTACACCCAGTACGGGATCAACAACGCGATAGTTGTGGATAACACAGGTATATGGCGTGATGAGGAAGGCCTTGGTCTGCACCTTAAGTCCAAGGGAGTTAGCCGGGTGCTGCTTACTGCGCCGGGTAAGGGCGATATCAAGAACATCGTTTACGGTATAAACAGTGACTGGATTACAGCCGAAGACAAGATCCTGTCTGCAGCTTCCTGTACTACCAATGCCATTACTCCTGTGCTGAAGGCGATCTATGACGAGTATGGCATTGAAGACGGCCATGTTGAGACAGTGCACTCATACACCAACGATCAGAACCTGATTGATAACTACCATAAAGGTAGTCGCCGTGGCCGGAGTGCTGCGCTGAACATGGTTATCACCGAAACCGGTGCTGCAAAGGCGGTTTCCAAGGCCTTGCCGGAGTTGACAGGTAAACTGACCGGCAACGCTATCCGGGTTCCGACTCCGAATGTCTCCATGGCAATCCTCAATCTCAACCTGAAAAAAGAGGTTGATGTGGAAGGTGTTAATGATTTTCTGCGTGAGATGGCGTTGCACTCGGAGTTGCAGAAACAAATCGATTTTGTGAACTCTCCGGAAGTTGTATCTACTGACTTCGTTGGTTCACGTCATGCCGGCATCGTTGATGCCCAGGCGACAATTACTGCTGGAAAACGGCTGATTCTCTATGTCTGGTATGACAATGAGTTTGGTTACAGTGCGCAGGTTATCCGGGTGGTTAATCAGATGGCTGGCATCAGCTATCCTATTTTCCCGAAGCGTTCGCGCGACTGA
- a CDS encoding Na(+)-translocating NADH-quinone reductase subunit A produces MIKIKKGLDLPISGAPEQTITDGKPVRHVALIGFDYIGMKPTMAVKEGDRVKRGTLLFTDKKTEGVRFTSPAAGVVKEINRGERRVFQSVVIEIDGDEAENFARFSDSDLAGLERQQVVDNLVESGLWTALKTRPYSKVPAIDTTPHSIFVSVMDTNPLAADPTVVIAENAAAFENGLTVLGRLTSGKVFVTGRPGANVSVPKADNIEVQQFDGLHPAGNVGTHIHHLDPVSVSKTVWTINYQDVIDFGHLFTTGELNVSRIVALGGPKALKPRLVRTRLGASLAELLDGEVATDCDVRAISGSVFGGRRGDGPCAYLGRFANQVSLLEEGNKRHFMGWLSPGINKFSVLNIYLSKLSGGKLFDFTTTTNGSERAMVPVGAYEKVMPLDILPTQLLRALIVGDTEMAQKLGALELDEEDLALCTFVCPGKYEYGPILRENLTRIEIEG; encoded by the coding sequence ATGATCAAGATCAAAAAAGGCCTGGATCTTCCCATCAGCGGCGCTCCCGAACAGACCATTACAGACGGTAAGCCAGTTCGCCATGTGGCGTTAATTGGTTTCGACTACATCGGCATGAAGCCGACGATGGCTGTTAAAGAAGGGGACCGTGTCAAGCGCGGTACGCTGCTGTTCACGGACAAGAAGACCGAAGGCGTTCGTTTTACATCACCCGCCGCTGGCGTGGTGAAAGAAATTAATCGCGGTGAGCGTCGGGTTTTCCAGTCAGTTGTCATCGAAATAGATGGTGACGAAGCTGAGAACTTCGCCCGCTTCAGTGATTCGGATCTGGCTGGTCTGGAACGGCAGCAGGTGGTTGATAACCTGGTTGAGTCCGGCTTGTGGACGGCTCTGAAGACCCGTCCCTACAGCAAAGTTCCTGCAATCGACACCACCCCGCATTCCATTTTTGTTTCTGTTATGGACACCAACCCGCTTGCGGCTGACCCCACTGTGGTGATTGCCGAGAATGCTGCGGCGTTTGAGAACGGCCTGACTGTTCTTGGCAGACTCACCTCTGGCAAAGTGTTTGTAACCGGCCGGCCTGGGGCCAATGTGTCTGTTCCGAAAGCAGATAACATTGAAGTCCAGCAATTTGATGGTCTGCACCCTGCCGGAAATGTAGGGACGCATATTCATCACCTTGATCCCGTGTCTGTCTCAAAGACCGTCTGGACAATTAACTACCAGGACGTGATTGATTTTGGGCATCTGTTTACAACCGGTGAACTGAACGTTAGCCGGATTGTTGCGCTTGGCGGCCCCAAAGCCTTGAAACCTCGTCTGGTTCGCACCCGCCTGGGTGCCAGTCTGGCCGAGTTGCTTGATGGTGAAGTGGCTACAGACTGTGATGTGCGCGCGATTTCCGGTTCCGTTTTTGGCGGTCGCCGTGGCGATGGCCCCTGCGCTTACCTTGGTCGTTTTGCCAATCAGGTGTCCTTGCTCGAAGAAGGCAACAAACGCCACTTCATGGGATGGTTGTCGCCTGGTATCAACAAGTTCTCTGTTCTGAACATTTACCTGTCGAAGCTTTCTGGCGGCAAACTGTTCGATTTCACCACCACAACAAATGGTAGTGAAAGAGCGATGGTGCCTGTTGGTGCCTATGAGAAGGTAATGCCCCTCGACATTCTTCCTACCCAGCTGCTGCGCGCGCTTATTGTCGGTGATACCGAAATGGCTCAGAAGCTTGGCGCTCTGGAACTGGACGAAGAAGATCTGGCGCTCTGCACCTTCGTGTGCCCGGGTAAATATGAATACGGTCCGATTCTCCGCGAGAACCTGACCCGAATCGAGATCGAGGGCTAA
- a CDS encoding CsiV family protein, which produces MVSHAQQSNNNFYRAEFVILERIVDPGAVNERMFNRKVEPPVDTSKDLYRVTGDGNVISSFKLASPNQLHLGSAANRLERSGRYRVLMSAGWYESFPPNYKGQPLRIEIGDWLKQAGQREVEGYITIDRRRYLHVTAHLNHWQEGKVDTTGVIEGDSAGETIDSSTVTELAVNPDIPPELLTWIRETRRMRSEEIHFLDSPTIGVLVFFRKIATN; this is translated from the coding sequence ATGGTTAGCCATGCACAGCAGAGCAACAACAACTTTTACCGGGCAGAGTTCGTCATTCTGGAGCGCATAGTCGATCCGGGTGCAGTGAATGAGCGCATGTTCAATCGGAAAGTAGAGCCGCCGGTGGACACCAGCAAAGATCTTTATCGTGTGACCGGTGACGGCAACGTGATCTCGTCATTCAAACTCGCATCACCTAACCAGCTACACCTAGGGAGCGCAGCCAATCGGCTGGAGCGCAGCGGTCGCTACCGGGTGCTTATGTCCGCCGGATGGTACGAATCTTTCCCTCCCAACTATAAAGGCCAGCCGCTGCGTATTGAAATCGGAGACTGGCTGAAGCAGGCAGGCCAAAGAGAAGTTGAAGGGTATATTACAATCGATCGGCGGCGCTACCTGCACGTCACCGCTCATCTTAATCACTGGCAGGAAGGAAAGGTTGACACTACGGGAGTCATCGAAGGCGACAGTGCAGGCGAAACCATCGACAGCAGCACAGTAACAGAGCTGGCCGTCAACCCTGACATACCGCCAGAGCTACTGACCTGGATCCGCGAAACCCGCAGGATGCGAAGCGAGGAAATTCACTTCCTGGACTCCCCCACTATCGGCGTCCTCGTATTCTTCAGGAAGATTGCGACAAACTAG
- the nqrE gene encoding NADH:ubiquinone reductase (Na(+)-transporting) subunit E, translating into MEHYISLLLKAIFIENMALAFFLGMCTFLAISKKIEAATGLGIAVVVVLTLTVPVNNLIYNNILREGALAWAGLPDVDLSFLGLITYIGVIAAIVQIMEMILDKYIPALYSALGVFLPLITVNCAIMGAALFMVERDYTFSESVVYGFGAGVGWALAIVALAGIREKLKYSDVPEGLRGLGITFITVGLMSLGFMSFSGISL; encoded by the coding sequence ATGGAGCATTATATCAGCCTGCTTCTCAAAGCTATTTTCATTGAGAACATGGCGCTCGCGTTCTTCCTGGGTATGTGCACGTTTCTGGCGATTTCCAAGAAGATAGAAGCTGCTACGGGTCTGGGTATTGCTGTCGTTGTTGTACTTACACTAACGGTGCCAGTCAATAACCTGATCTACAACAACATCCTGCGTGAAGGCGCGCTGGCATGGGCGGGTTTGCCTGATGTTGATCTGAGTTTCCTCGGATTGATTACTTATATCGGTGTTATCGCGGCTATTGTCCAGATCATGGAAATGATTCTGGATAAATATATTCCGGCACTTTATTCCGCGTTGGGCGTGTTCCTGCCGTTGATTACGGTGAACTGCGCCATTATGGGGGCTGCACTTTTCATGGTGGAGCGTGACTACACCTTCAGTGAAAGTGTGGTTTATGGCTTTGGAGCCGGTGTGGGCTGGGCCCTGGCCATTGTTGCTCTGGCCGGTATCCGTGAAAAGCTGAAGTATAGCGATGTTCCTGAAGGGCTTCGTGGCCTGGGTATCACCTTCATCACTGTTGGTCTGATGTCCCTTGGCTTTATGTCCTTCTCGGGGATTTCCCTGTAA